In Anaerostipes hadrus ATCC 29173 = JCM 17467, a single genomic region encodes these proteins:
- the rplW gene encoding 50S ribosomal protein L23, translated as MADIKYYDVILKPVVTEKSMNAMAEKKYTFLVHPSATKNQIKEAVEKMFEGTKVAKVNTMNNDGKTKRRGMTFGKTAKTKKAIVQLTEESADIEIFEGL; from the coding sequence ATGGCAGATATTAAATATTATGACGTTATCTTAAAGCCAGTTGTAACAGAAAAGAGTATGAACGCAATGGCTGAAAAGAAATATACTTTTTTAGTTCATCCATCTGCTACTAAGAATCAGATCAAAGAAGCAGTGGAAAAAATGTTCGAAGGAACAAAAGTAGCAAAAGTCAACACAATGAACAATGATGGAAAAACAAAGAGACGTGGAATGACTTTTGGAAAAACTGCAAAGACAAAGAAAGCTATCGTACAGCTTACTGAAGAAAGTGCAGATATCGAAATCTTCGAAGGACTATAG